The Priestia koreensis genomic interval ACAGGGTTTTCAAGTCCTGCATTGTTGATCATGACATCAAGCGTGCCAAATTTTTCGATTGCTGACTTCACCAGGTTTTTTACGTCCTCTTCTTTAGAGACGTCACCGTGAACGATATAGCCTTCTCCACCTGCTTGTTCAACTTCCTTTAATACTTCTTTGGCTTCATCTTCATTTGAGCGATAGTTAATGACTACCTTTGCTTGTTCTTTTCCAAAACGAACAGCCATTGCACGACCGATTCCTTTGGATGCGCCTGTGATGACAACTACTTTTCCTTTTAGATCTTGATACATCATTCATTCCTCCTCAAATCGTTATGCTTTTGCTTTCCCCAGTAGCACAGCTGCAATGATGATGAGAATAATCCCAATCGCAATCCCAATGAGCTGTTTCTTCGTTTTCTTTTCACCAAGAATAAAAATCCCACCTAGCGTTGAAATAACGATTCCCATTTGTGATAACGAGAAGCTTGTTGCAACCCCAACACGTGGCTGTGAAATGAATAAGAATAGGTTACCTGCTGCCCAAATAAGACCTGGAATAATGTTTCGGATAGCATATTTATTAAATGGTTTGTACTTGGCCGTTAAGATAACACCACCAATTACCATACCCACTGCTTGAGGTAATAATGCATCCCACCCGCTGACGTTAAAGAAGCGTGCGATAACAACGTAAACAAGATAACCAATTGTTGAAATGATTAAAATAATAATCCCTTTTTTAAAGTCGCCTGACTCCTCTTTTTCGCCTGATTTCTTGTCGCGTAACGAGGTGAGGACAATCCCGACAATGATTAAGATTAGCGCGGTCGTTCCTAAAATAATACTTGTCGTTGTTGACCATTCATGAAAGACGATTACTCCAAACAAAGTTGTTGCCACGAGCTGCATGCCAGTTGAGATTGGCATCGTTTTTGATACACCCATTAAATCAATACTTTTCAGCTGATTACTTTGTCCAACCGCCCAGAAAATACCGGAAACGGCTCCGACGATAAAAATCGTGGGTGACAAATGAGGGTGAACAAATAAGTAGACGACAATGGAGAAGATGAGCGCTCCAATCGTTGTACCAAGCGTTTGACTATATGGTCCCCCACCTAGCTTTACGTTGAAAAGTACAATACTTCCCCAGAAAATGGCGGGTAAAATCGCTAATAGAATATCCATGATTTCAAAAACCTTTCTCTAGATGATTTAGTTGAGATGAGTTGCTAACCTTGACAAAAACAGTCAGCATCTTCTTTTCAGTTAGTATCTTGCGCAAATTTTAAAATATGTATTAAATTCCTTTCAGGAAGAAAAACAATTCGAGCAAAATACCGATTAAAAAGCCGACCTGAGTTAAATACCCCATTCTTTTCTCTTTAATCATCAAATTGCACGGCTCAGAGTTGAAAACAGTATTAATCATCTGCCGGTCTTGGGCCTGGATCTCCTCCTAAGCTGTTCGCTGTCATAATGGGTCTGACAATTAAATCATGGGTAACTCGTATTTGACACGATAGCCGCAAATTATCGTCAATTCCTCCGTTTATGGAATTAGTCGTCATCATTAAATCGTCAAACTCTCCATCTAAAAGCTCCACCCGACACGACGTACACCTTCCGTGTCCACCACATCGATGCATGATGGGAACACCGTTGTCTTCAAGCGCCAATACAAGTTTTTTTCCATACTCTACTTCAAAAGTGTCATATCCAATCACCGTTACTTCAGGCATTGTATACCCTCCTTTATCTATAAGTAGTTATCTGCAATCGAGTCGATTTATAAACATAAAAAGAGGCTAGCGTCTGCTAACCTCTTTCGATTTATTCCATTTCCTTTTGAATGTCCTTTGTACTTCTTACTGTATCAATCGGTCTAACCATTTTCTCGATTTGCTCACGCTTAGGCTCTAAAAATGGAGGTAGAGACAATTTCTCTCCAAGCGTTTCGTACGGTTCATCTCCCATGAACCCTGGACCGTCTGTCGCAAGCTCAAATAAAATTTGTGGTGCGACGCGCGTATAAAGGGATTGGAAGAAGAAGCGATCCACAAAGCCTGATGTTTGAAGACCAAATCCTTCAATGCGCGTAATCCATTGATTAAGTACATCCTGATCTTCAACGCGGAACGCCGCATGGTGAACCGTTCCGTATCCTTGTCTTGCCTGTGGGAATACGGTATTATGCTCGACAACCATCTGTGCTCCGTTTCCACCTTCTCCTACTTCAAACAAGTGAAAATCGCCTTCTTGCGCAATTTCCTTAAACTCAAAGACCATTTCTGACACTTGTTTAAAAAAGTCAAATTGTGCCACACGAACAAAAATTGGGCCTAGTCCTGTAATTGCGTATTCTAGTGGAATAGGACCGTTCTGCCACGGCGTTCCAGATTGAACCCCTTTGTTATGCTCGTCTGAGATAAGCTGATAGTGCTGATCATCAAAATCGACAAACGATAGTGTCTTTTTCCCGAACTGCTCTTGAATGCCAGTATGCGTAACTTCTAGTCGATCAAAGCGCTTTACCCAATAAGCAAGGGCCGCATCTGATGGTACGCGGAATGACGTTTTTGAAATCTCATTTGTTCCGTGTACCCCTTGTGGAATGCCAGGAAAATCAAAAAACGTCATGTCTGTTCCTGCGCTTCCCTTATCATCGGCGAAAAACAAATGATACGTTTGAATGTCATCTTGGTTTACCGTTTTTTTCACTAGACGCATGCCTAACACATACGTAAAAAATTCATAGTTCTTTTCGGCACTGCTCGTAATAGCGGTTACGTGATGAATCCCTTTTAGTCCTTGCATGTTTATTCCTCCCTGTTCTCTTCACATTTCATTTTTATTGTTCACTTTTATCATCATCTTTAAATAAAATATCTTGAATTAAAGATATCATACAAAAAAACAATCTGTCAACGTTATTTAGACAGATTGTGCAGTCTTCATTTTTTTCTCTTTGGAATAGTTAGCATTGTCCAGCTTTTTTGCACTTGCTTTGCTGCATAGACAATTTGCCCAACGTGGTACGAATAGTGATACATTTGCCGCTCAATTGCTTCAATAAGCGTGTGGGCTTCACCGCGAATGTAGACAGGTCGTAAAAGATCGTTTTCTCCTATTCCGTCAAGAGCGTTTAGAAAAACGGTCCATCCTCTATTCCATCGTGCATCCAATTCTTCTCGCGCTGTGATCGTCCCTTCAAACTCATCATCACGATCCCGATTTGGCTTTTCCCCATCAGAATGAAAGAAATCCGTCCAGCGTGACACCATATTTCCACTCATATGCTTGACGATAATGCCAATACTGTTTGATTCTTCGTTCGGTGACCATCCGATCATCTCATCTTCTAACTGATCAAACGCCCGCTCAGCGGTTCTTTTCATATCTAGAAAACGTGCTTTAACAACCCTTATGTACTCAGCAGCAAACTGTGATGAACTCATTGAATTCCTCTCCTTTTTTAAACCTCTCTACCTTTATATTCACCTTAAAGCGTCGTTATCCTTTTCAATTCGAGACTCGTTTTGTTTCTAAATCCATCGTACTAAACAGTTGCCCTTACTTCGCTAGTCGTTTTACCATGATGATGGAACAAGAAAAAAGAGATGATGAAGAATACGCTTGTAAACAGCGTGACCGTACTAAACGTGCTACTCATTTTGTAGAGATATGCCGCGGCTGCACTTCCGATCATCGTTCCTCCGTACATGAATGTATTTGATAACGCGGCAATTGTTCCTCTTGCCGATACGGAAATGCCTTGCATCATATTCATCATAATCGGAAACAAAATACCCGTAAGGAAATAGATCACAAATAACATTCCCTCTACTATGAAAAGAGAAGAACTCAGTGGAAGGATCATATAAAGAATGGCTAAAGACAGTAAACCAACGGCTAAAAACAGGCGGGAACCAACTTTTTTTACGATTGCTGGTCCTAATACGCTCCCGCACAAATTTCCTGCGCCTAACACAAGTAGCGCAACTCCAATCTTTGTGACGGAAAGATGAAAGTCTTCATGCAGCCACATGCCAAAGAACGAAAAGGCCGCAAAATTCCCCATTTGAAATAGAAAATATGCGAATAAAAGCTTGCGTGCCCCCGGCTTTTGAAACACGTGTTGATACGTATGTAAAAATGAGCTTTTCGAGGGTGAAGAAATCGATCTAATAGAAGGCAATAGTCGTATACCTACTACTAATAGAAGAGAACAGAAGCATAGAACAAAAAAAGGAACAGACCAGTAAAAAGAGGCAAAGTAACTACCAATAGGAAGCCCTAGCATCTGAGAAATGGCCAAACCAGACGAAGCAATTCCGATGCTTTTTAAAATCTGATTTGAGGATACTAAAGAAGGAATCGAAGCCCATACTTGCGGAGTAACAAATGCAGCACTAACACCTGCTAAAAAGCGAAATAAAAGCATGAAGAAGAACGTTGGAGCGATTCCACAAAGAAAAGTAGTCAGTGAAAAAGCGATCATCCCATACATCATTACTTTCTTTCGGTCAAATTGATCTGATATAGGTCCTGCTATTAATGCAAATATCGCATAACCTAATGCGTATGCACTCACAATCCACCCCGACTGATTAACATCAACATGATACTGCACTTGAAGCATAGGAAGTAATGGTGATACTAAAAACGTATCTGTCCCAATGACAAACATAACAAAGAAAAAAAGTACAATTGGTTTTTTCATAATTACATACACCATCCATAATTTCATAGTTTTAATCTTTTGAAACTATTGAAGAAAAAAAGAGAAACTCTCCCTTTAAAGAGTTTCTAAAAAACCTGGTAAGTACGTGCTAAAGGTATCTAGATTCAACTGAACATATTTCACGCGGGCTTCTTTACGAACCGTCGTTAATCCTGCCTCACGAAGTGTTTTAAAATGATAGGAAGCTGTTGCTTTATGAATATCACATCTCTCCCCTACCTCTCCACAGCTTAATTCCTTTTGTCCCTCATACAACACACGCACAATATTAAGTCGAGATTCATCAGCTAATGCTTTTAAAATTTGGATACGAATTTCATCTTCAGATAGTTTCATAATCATAAAACTATCATAATTCTTCTTTATGGTATTTTCAATCTTTTTATCTATTTTTTTACAAAAAAGTGATACTCTGTTCAAGGAATGTGTCTTTCCCTCAAAAAAATTTAGGTTG includes:
- a CDS encoding RhaT/GlcU family sugar-proton symporter, with translation MDILLAILPAIFWGSIVLFNVKLGGGPYSQTLGTTIGALIFSIVVYLFVHPHLSPTIFIVGAVSGIFWAVGQSNQLKSIDLMGVSKTMPISTGMQLVATTLFGVIVFHEWSTTTSIILGTTALILIIVGIVLTSLRDKKSGEKEESGDFKKGIIILIISTIGYLVYVVIARFFNVSGWDALLPQAVGMVIGGVILTAKYKPFNKYAIRNIIPGLIWAAGNLFLFISQPRVGVATSFSLSQMGIVISTLGGIFILGEKKTKKQLIGIAIGIILIIIAAVLLGKAKA
- a CDS encoding 2Fe-2S iron-sulfur cluster-binding protein, encoding MPEVTVIGYDTFEVEYGKKLVLALEDNGVPIMHRCGGHGRCTSCRVELLDGEFDDLMMTTNSINGGIDDNLRLSCQIRVTHDLIVRPIMTANSLGGDPGPRPADD
- a CDS encoding ring-cleaving dioxygenase is translated as MQGLKGIHHVTAITSSAEKNYEFFTYVLGMRLVKKTVNQDDIQTYHLFFADDKGSAGTDMTFFDFPGIPQGVHGTNEISKTSFRVPSDAALAYWVKRFDRLEVTHTGIQEQFGKKTLSFVDFDDQHYQLISDEHNKGVQSGTPWQNGPIPLEYAITGLGPIFVRVAQFDFFKQVSEMVFEFKEIAQEGDFHLFEVGEGGNGAQMVVEHNTVFPQARQGYGTVHHAAFRVEDQDVLNQWITRIEGFGLQTSGFVDRFFFQSLYTRVAPQILFELATDGPGFMGDEPYETLGEKLSLPPFLEPKREQIEKMVRPIDTVRSTKDIQKEME
- a CDS encoding DUF1572 family protein; this translates as MSSSQFAAEYIRVVKARFLDMKRTAERAFDQLEDEMIGWSPNEESNSIGIIVKHMSGNMVSRWTDFFHSDGEKPNRDRDDEFEGTITAREELDARWNRGWTVFLNALDGIGENDLLRPVYIRGEAHTLIEAIERQMYHYSYHVGQIVYAAKQVQKSWTMLTIPKRKK
- a CDS encoding MFS transporter, with translation MKKPIVLFFFVMFVIGTDTFLVSPLLPMLQVQYHVDVNQSGWIVSAYALGYAIFALIAGPISDQFDRKKVMMYGMIAFSLTTFLCGIAPTFFFMLLFRFLAGVSAAFVTPQVWASIPSLVSSNQILKSIGIASSGLAISQMLGLPIGSYFASFYWSVPFFVLCFCSLLLVVGIRLLPSIRSISSPSKSSFLHTYQHVFQKPGARKLLFAYFLFQMGNFAAFSFFGMWLHEDFHLSVTKIGVALLVLGAGNLCGSVLGPAIVKKVGSRLFLAVGLLSLAILYMILPLSSSLFIVEGMLFVIYFLTGILFPIMMNMMQGISVSARGTIAALSNTFMYGGTMIGSAAAAYLYKMSSTFSTVTLFTSVFFIISFFLFHHHGKTTSEVRATV
- a CDS encoding ArsR/SmtB family transcription factor, with the protein product MKLSEDEIRIQILKALADESRLNIVRVLYEGQKELSCGEVGERCDIHKATASYHFKTLREAGLTTVRKEARVKYVQLNLDTFSTYLPGFLETL